AAACACTGACGGCCATTCACTATGTAAATACACTGGAGGTGATTGCAGCGCAGTGAGATAAAGGTATTGGACAACATTCAGCTAAAAAGAAGAGATCAGACCGTGCAATTCCACACAATTTAATGCTTCATATGACAACTTTAGAAGatttacagcttttttttaagtcacagatgtaactttttttttacctgacaTTGGTGCTATGCCACTAAAGAGGTACCAAAAcaattttgcttttcttctaaGGACATTCTCCCAAAGTTGGCCCATTCTAATGTTACCAGAGCCTTGTTGGCTTCCTTACATGTTCATCCAAATTGCTGGAAGCAGCTGCACATTGTGTGCTCACACTCTTTATTGCTATCTAAGTCACGAAATGGTTTCATTTAGAAGCCAAGCGATGGTGACTGCCAAACATACTGTACATGTAGCATGACCCCGCTGGAGAGGCCACAACACATGTGGACATGTTGCTGTTATGCAACTGCTGACTAAGCACAATGTTGTGGTCGATCTTCTATATTGTAATTATgctttgcactttttttccccccttctttGCTTAAAAATAAACAGCGTTGGGGAAATGTTTGAACCGAATGCTCGTATCCGATGTTGCTTCTTTAATTTAGTGTGGCCCCGTGTTAAAGTAGCCTGAGACTTTAAgggactttttttgtttttgtactaaAACAAACAGCCAGACTGAGAGTTTACTGGGACGGGACAGCGTAGGTTTAACATACCTGTTGAATGCAGTCTGTGTGCGAGAGGGCGAGAGGAATCGGCCAACAGGGTGTGGACACAGAAAATGTGACTGTGTTTACTCTGCTAATGACTAATGGTGTCAAGGTAATAACTTATCCAATTATAGCCTCTGATCCTCGTGTGGTTTTAACCTTTGACAGGGAGagtgtatgacagagagaggaagataAGCAGTGACCTAATAAAATAACGCATACAGACAAAAAAGGCAAcatatcctttaaaaaaacatactgaGCTCTTTGTATTgatataaaagaaaagaaaatgttgaagAGAAGATCGGGGTGTTTTTGGATAAAACATGAACTAGGATCTCAACACTTTTTATGGTTTTCGGTGTGAACTCAAACACCCTGACTATCTTATCTCCAGAATTATCTTAAGCCACTGTTTGACTGctggaaaaagaaatgtttgcatgtgtgtgtggaggtgtgtgtgtgtgtgtgtggccatgACATGCTAAGGATGACCCCAAGAGTCAAAGACTGTGTGTCCTGTTTGGGACACACAGTGACTCGCTGCCtctttgtttatgtgtgtgtgtgtgttttcgcTGTTTATCTGTGGCGACCCTCAGGGAAGGGGTGGAGCCGCTGGGGAGAAATCCCCCTCCTGTTCGTAATCACCCTCTTGAGTGTGCTTACACTACTCCAAGAATACATGTTCTTGTGTAAAGAGTACAGAGTGGGTCTAAAcgagagaggtcagaggtcagattcAGAGCCAGGAGTGCTTCTTGCTGACAGACACTTCGGTATGGCCGTTGTCTGCTGTTTGCTGCCTTtctttgtgggggtttttttaattttttatgaaCAAATGTGAACAAATTCAACAGTGTCCATTAATTTTTATGTTCTAAGGCTATCatccagggatgtcaaactaaTTTAATATCGTCAGCCTTAAGTTAGCCAGACCAGCGAAAcacccctttctgtcagtgtaaatacATTTAGCTGAATGCATAATCCCTGGCATGTGtcaatataagaaaaagaagtgggatttaaaagaacatcttaGTTTTCAACATGATAaaggtataaaaaaaaattctatacCATATATAGTCGATACTGGAAAAACCAGGAACTTCTCTCTTGTCTTTCAATTATTTATCTATAACCTATTTATTTGCTATAGTATGAATGGCAGCTGGGGAGGTTTTTATCAATAGAATCAGAGCTGTAAATCTTTTGAAAATACAATTAGAAGTTCAAATTCTGTGCACTCCTTCACTTTTTCCAAAGCTTTCCAATAGGCTGGATTGGAGTTCTTTTCCGGGGTGATTCTGGCCCTTGGGCCTTATGTTTGGCACTTTAGTCGGCGCTCTGGTGACTTTCCAAAGAGCCTTCCTGCTCAGTCTCAGTATCAGTCTCTCAGAGCGGAACCCCTACAGTCCCTCATGTCTGTTTGCGCCGATGTCTGATTGTTTCTGAATCACAATATTTTTGTGCCCTTTGAGGCTCTTTCAGAGCCCCTTTGTCTGTGCGCCCATGTGCGATCTACAAAAAGACGATCCGGATTCATGCAAATGCCTCTCTGGTACAGACAGAGGGCAGAGTAGGGTATGACAGAGATTATAGTTTTGGGACCCTCACAGTTCACTTCTCTTTATTCATACTAGATCTGCTCCCTTCGACATAGCAGGAAAAACGTTCCCCAACTTCTAACTTTAACTACTGGCCTTCCTTGTTAAATGAAGGCAAATCACAAATTTTCTCAaatactaaaaaataaataaataaataataaaaatggattCCATTTGGTGGTTATTATGTAATATGTCTCCCCTGGTCTGGATAACTGTAATGACTCCGGTTCAGCCCTGTAATGGGAGTCAGACTTCCAGGCCCTGTTGCCCTCCCACTGATTTTCTTGGCAGGTCATATTCATTTAATGcctgaatttaaatcatactttAATGCTACCACAAAACTACATCAGTTACGATGCATCAATCACTCCTCGGTTATTGACACGCAAGAGCTCTGCCTTGGTCCGGCCGACTTACTTAAGCTCCCTGTACTCCAGTGACTCAGTAGTGTCATATTTAGTATTATATCATTTGCCAAAAGTAAGAACAATGACACAAATAATTATAGTCCGAAGCATACCTCATGATCTTTATTGTGACCGAGATATTTATCTTAACTCTCTCAGGAGCCTCAGCGGCTCTTCTGTTCCCCCCAGTCAGGAATTCCCTTCATAAGCGGCGTATCTGTGACCTGCGCCTTCCCAGAAGCAACTCTCTCCACCCCCCTGTCGCATTTCTAATAAATTCCTCTATCATCATTGTCATGTTGACACAGCAAAGGAAGGTAATATGTTAAACGTCCAAAGCGTGCCAAATATAACTCCATGTGTGATTGTTTCACAAAGAAAGCCTATTGTGTGTCCAGGGGAAGCACCACAGTCCCAGGGACTCTCATCTGATTCTTAAATATGACTTGCCCCACTCAAAATACACGGCCCCATATTTAGCCGTAGCAAAGCTATTTATGTAGAAATGCTgtgcattaaataaaaacaccacaaactGATCACACAGCTGGAAGTTTCTCCTATTGGGAAAATGGTCAATCAACAGAATGCTgattgttttatatatatatatagttcgTTATGCTGGCTGTTTGTTTAATTAGCTTTCTCTCCACATAGTCGTTGCCACTTCCTGCCCACTACAAGCATTACTGTGTAGAGTATTTACAGACCAGTATATTTATTCAgcagttgtttgtgttttcattttgtattcaTGAAGATGGATGCCTTACAGGATGAGTAAttacaacttaatgactgtgtgtgttttcatgtatACGTCTCTTCTGCATGTGCGGTGGTGCAATGACAATCATGTGCGTATGTGCATGCCTGTACAGTACAGCTACCTCAAGTGACCTCTGCAACGCGTGCCTCGTGCTGTTATCGACGACCTAGAAGagacaagtttttaaaaaatgactgacGCAACATTTTTGCTATAAAACAAAGAACTGAAGCAAATTCTTTGATACGTATCTGCGGGGCTCTTTTGATTCAAGGGTTGATTAGAAAACTTCTGCTTAAgtcataaaaatattttgtgtgttaCAGATATTCTACAAAGTCACCAGAGAGATTTTTCCTGGCCAGGAGCTGTTACTTTTCATGAAGGCTGAAGAGTATTCATGTGATACGATGGCTCCTGATATTCATGGTCGGCACCTCACACCCGCATGCACAGacacaaatgtttttgtttttttctctctgctgtAAACATATCTCacaaatgggtttttttttttctatgtgaaTTCCCCCCTCCTGCCCCGACACCTTGCACTACGCAGAGGAGAGGCAGTACCGCTGTGAGGATTGTGACCAGCACTTTGAGTCCCGCAACCAGCTGCTGGACCACCAGAAGAAGCCGTGTGGGAtgcccccctcctccttcctgAACCCAGGTTtgaattttcattattattattattattattttaatagctGTGCTTTTTTTCTACCACTGTAAAAATAGAGTACTACAGAGTGTTGAGAAAGATGTGTTGCTGAACTGAAACCAAGACACTAATGATCTAAGTGCTTTGTCTCTCATCGGACCAAATGAAAATGAGATCATAGAGTAGTGCTCTGTGGAAAAGGTGAATCTGATGTACGCTTTAGCCATGAGGACAACTTTAAAACCTTCCACTTTCCAGTGAATCAAGCTTTAGTTAATTGTCTTGCTGCTTGAGCTGCTTGTATAACTTCTTATGTAATCTAGGAGGCGACAATGACCTGAAAGCCCAAGAACCTCAAGACTTGCGACCCCTCCACATGTCCCAAGGACTACACGAATGTAAAGAGTGTGACCAGGTCTTCCCTGATATCCAGAGGTAACTGGATGGACACATTTCATCCCATAATTTATTCAAGCAAGTGCTGACAAACAGACATGTGATACCAGACAAATCCTTCCATTctcattgtctttttttcttttctcttttctgcagCCTGGAGGCCCACAGCTTGTCCCACAGTGAGGAGAGAGAATATAAGTGTGACCAGTGTCCCAAGGCTTTCAACTGGAAATCGAACCTGATCCGACATCAGATGTCGCACGATAGTGGCAAGCACTACGAATGTGAAAACTGCTCAAAGGTAAAGTGATGACTGTTGAAGGGAACATTTCATGATTTGGGATGCAGATATTTGTGCACATGTGTCCCCTCTGCACATTTTTTAGAAGCAGATAGTAACCCTcccgtgtgtctgtgtggttccTCCCCCCAGCAGGTGTTCACAGACCCCAGTAACCTCCAAAGGCACATTCGCTCGCAGCACGTCGGGGCGCGTGCTCATGCCTGTTCTGAGTGTGGCAAGACGTTTGCAACGTCTTCAGGCCTCAAACAGCATAAGCACATCCACAGCAGTGTCAAGCCCTTCATGTGTAAGTCACTAAGACCCTACCTATGTAAGTCTACTCAGTACATTATAAGAATAACAGTAATGACATGCTTTGGCTTGCcttctaatgtgttttttggggaAAAACAATCACTTCATCCTTCTGCAGGTCTTTTTCTCCAGAACTAATCTTGTAATGTTCTACAGGGTTTACACGTGATAATATACTGCAGTGAAGCAAAGACGTTTCTTTAGAAAGGCCCATGCAGTCTGTTTTCTGCACCAAGCCTCGCACACTGCTGACATTATAATAACAGCATTTTAACGAGCATGTAATTCAGTTTGAATCGTTGAATCTTTGTCTAACCTTGattttgcttgtaactgtgATTTAATCTAATGTTTTGTTGACATACATCTCGCCGGCTTTTTTTCTTGTGTCTCGGTTTCTTTATTTCTTGAGCTcgtactttcttttttcttattttttggaTCCTCACTAACTCCTGCAGGATCCAAACACCTTTGACCTTTCACACTTTCACCACCTCACACAAGAGATCTGATCTCCATATCCCCTGAAGCATTATGACCTCCACCCTCTGCCCCTTTCCTCTTTCCCCCGTTTTATCttttattgggttttttttttttcaagtgggCTCATACAAATCTGTGCACATTAAATACATACTATCTTTCTCTTTTGccatgaaaacacacagacaaacacatataaataaatatccataTGCTGAGGCAGGAGTGACGGCATCTCCAGTGAAGACTTCAGATTTCCCTATCTGGTCTTTTGCCTCCAGAACACGCACCATTCCTCACAAATAGCAACCACATGTACAGCCCCTCTTCCCTGCGCTTCCTCTGAATTGGAGTCCATTTGCTATAATCAGCAGAAAGTATGCAGGTTTAAAAACAACTAATAGCTgtctaaaaaaaagagagagagacaaagcaGCCTCCGACATGATGGCTGCCTGGGAGAAATCATGTGTGAAGTGCCTTTTTGTGCGAGTGCTCTTGTAGGGTTTGTATGCATGTGCTTGTGTGTACATACTAGTATGTTTGATTTAGTGCACGCAGTGTGTCGAGGATGTGCGCATACAAGCTTTTGTATGAACGGGAAGCACCCAGAGGTGCTGGGTTGTTAATTCCCACACTCAAGTGAACATTATTTATCTGCTGCACTTTTCACAGGAGCATTTtcataatgttttgtttttcaatttatTATTAGCTGAAGAATACACACATGTGGTGAATCCTGCCCCACACTCTGAGTGTGATGCGTATGTTCTCAGGCTGTAAATGTCACAagaactaaactgaatcaaaggGATTTTTTCTTCCAGTCTGCTCAGGCTGTGTGGGCGTGCGTAAAAAAAATATAGACACATGGAGAGATCATTAATAACtcttgttccttctttttttggcTAAAATTTTCACATTGTAGAAGCTTAATTGGACTAATTTCAAGCAAATTTAAAAGACAAAttctttagtgtttttttaaacagtttaaaatggCCTAACACACCCGTGGTGGTGATTAGGTAACGCTTAGAGAAACTGAGAAACTGCTGTTTAATGTCACGGTGCTAGACGTCAGCTTCATTGGTTAAATTGACTGAAAGGTCTGGGCtcgtggatttttttttcttctccttcttcttcctctgctgctgcttcttcttcttcttctgcattaCCCTGGCTGTGTCCAAAAAAGCCACAAATAcccttattttaatttatttttctggtTCCTAAAaattcaccttttttttctttttttttaaatataagattACATTCACTCCTGGGTTGAACTTTCCCATTTGGAGTTCCTCTGGGATGTTTATTCAAATGTGCTtccaaaatgcttttttttttttcctgttctccCTCTCCATCTCCTTGAATTGCCTCTTGTGCACCTTGAGGCTGGAAAGCATCCAAAGTATGCAGAAGTGAAACCACAGTGTGAGCCTAACCACTTCCTTATCCTCGTTTTGAAGATCTAATAACAATATGAGCTAAATCAATCATCCAGAAATCCTTCTTACTGCTTTCCTAAAAGTGTAGGGGGAACACAAGCTGCAATCCACAAAATCCATAGTGCGGGAGGGGTGTGACAAAGAGGGACATCTCCTCTTTTTGACAACTGCATGACAGAAGTTCAgagacagaaaactgaaaagCACAACCAAAATAGCATATGATGGGCTACTATTCCCACTATTAAATCATCCATTTACAATAGAAATAGCTGACAGATTAATAATGACCAACAGATACCATCAGATGGTGGATTTTTTGTCTCGGGATTGGGTGTTGTCACTGTACGTCTCcggagacagacagacagactgacagGCAGGCATAGAGAGTGTGGCTGTTGACTGTGGGAAGGTCAGTAAGCGCAGGATGACAGGGCCAACTATGGGGACAAGGTGAGGGGGCTGAGGGGGTGACTAGAGAGGCCCAGAGAGGGGGGGGAGGGAAGAGAAGCAGCAGAGGACGTGAGACCTGTCCCTGGGAACTGGACTGCAGGATAGGATTCATTCAACTCCACTTCCTTCTCAAACTTAAAATAGAGCCATTGTACTGAATGAGgctgagaatgtgtgtgtgtgcgtttgtgtgtgtatctttatgcctgtgtgtgtctgtgtgtgtgattacaATTTCTTTGCGGTGTGTGTGGATATTTTGTGAATGTGACTGCATGTacacatgtgtgtctctgtgtgattGTTTATGGACTCCCTGGGAGCGTCCCTGGAAGGACAATGGGGCTGGAGATGCCTGGGAATTTGGTTTGATGTGCAGCTGATGAGTGGCAGCGAATGACTCACACCATCAACCAAATAGATTCTCTGACAATTCCAGGATCTGGACACACCTCTTCTTTTCTGTTCTGCTGGAACATTGTCAGAGTATTGATGGGAACACAAGTGTATCACTCATGCTGCATTTCCTCTGCCTTAGCTTCAGTCGGCCTGAAGCATAGAAATGTCTTATTAAATTATGTAATTttggtgtgtatgtgcatgagGAGTTGGGAGGGGTGGAGGGGTGGGGGTTCAGTTCATGTCAGAGGCTGATGCGATCTATGCTTGTCTCTGTTTCCCTACAGGTGAAGTCTGCCACAAGTCCTACACCCAGTTCTCTAACCTTTGCCGCCACAAACGCATGCACGCTGACTGCCGCACACAGATCAAATGTAAGGACTGTGGGCAAATGTTCAGCACCACCTCTTCCCTCAACAAGCACCGGCGCTTCTGTGAAGGGAAGAACCACTTCACAGCAGGAGGGCTGTTTGCCCAGGGTATGCCACTCCCTGGGGCCCCCGGCTTGGACAAATCAGCTCTTGCAATGGGTCACAGCAGTGCAGGACTTGCTGATTATTTTGGGGCTAGCCGACATCACAGTGGACTTACGTTCCCTGCTGCCCCGGCATTTCCTTTCAGCTTCCCTGGCCTGTTCCCCTCTGGACTTTATCATCGGCCACCGCTCATTCCTGCCACAACTTCTCCTGTCAGGCAGCCAGCCCACGCACCTGTTGCTGGACCTGGAGCAGAGCTGAGCAAGAGTCCTTTGCTGCCTCCAAGCCCTGGTGCTCAGGAGTCTCAAGAACTTCTCAAAGCTCTCCGCAAAGATGGCGGCTCACCTGGAAGTCAAATGCCAGTGTCAGACAGCCAGGGCTCATCCTATACCAAGCAAAAGAACAAGCAGAGTGACCAGTCTGAAAGCAGCGACCTGGATGATGTCAGCACACCCAGTGGAAGTGATCTGGAGAGCACGTCAGGCTCCGAGCTCGAAAGCGACATGGACAGTGAGAGGGAGAGGGGGGCTGCTCGAGAAAACGGAAAAGGTCCAAAGAGGAAGGCCAGTGAAGGAGGCCCTCAAAGCCCCAGCCTGATGGGCAGCAGTGCTGCTAAAGACTTTCCAGGCCCTTCCCTCATCCCCTCCCCACTGGACGAACACACAGCTGTAACAGGAGCTGTGAATGACTCTATTAAGGCCATTGCCTCAATTGCCGAGAAGTATTTTGGCTCCACAGGGCTAGCTGGCCTGCAGGACAAGAAGGTTGGGTCTCTTCCCTATCCTTCTATGTTCCCACTGCCTTTCTTCCCAGCGTTCTCTCCTCCGGTTTACCCCTTCCCAGACAGGGACCTCAGAACTGCAGGCCTGAAGGGGGAGCCACAATCACCTGCAGATGACTCCAAGAAGGCCCAAGGGAAGTCTTCATCCGAGTCCCCATTTGACCTCACCACCAAGCGAAAGGAGGAAAAGTTAGCATCCTTTGCGTCTTCCAAACCAGAAATGGTCCAATCTATGGGTCAGGATCAGCCACTAGATTTGAGCCTTGGGGCCAGGGGCCGTGGGCGTAATCCAAGAGAGGAGGAGACAAAAAAGAATCCAAATTATGAAGAGGAGAAAGGAGTGGTGGAGATCCCAAAAGCAGACACTTCCTTACAACATGCTAGGCCCACCCCTTTCTTCATGGACCCCATCTATAGGTATTGTTATTACCAGTAACTCTCTAAGCCTTTATTTGGTTAAATAgcagtatttaaaaaatgtaattacttctATATGCTGCAAATGTGCATACAGATTTGCAAAGTCAGTTATTTTGTAAAACTGAATATAATTCCACTGATAACCACTAAGAGCTAATAGAAATCTACTATTAGCAGGGTTGAGAAGAGGAGAATGAGCGATCCGTTTGAGACTCTGAAAGACAAGTACATGCGACCCGCTCCGGGCTTCCTTTTCCATCCACAGGTAGGTTTAAACTGTGGCATTCACGGGAATTGGGGAAATTTGGGAAAGGAGGCATACTGGGTACAACATAAAGGATTAAACTATGTATTCTTACCAGTTCAGCAGCACATTCCTACCTACTACATTTACTCTTTTAGTTATTTAAGTTTAAAGTTGATGATTTAGATGCCTATACTGCCCTAATTTATAAAGGTAGGagtttcatcacagctgtcatgGGTCTTTCCATCAAACAATGGCACAGTTCAAGCTTACAAGTCCACTCTTGGCTTCCTATGTACACAGCAGTGACAGCAACATGGAATTTAACCAACCAGTGCATATTATGATTCTTTCTACAAAGAGCCTTTATCCTTAATGGTTATCACAGGCTGACCAGACTGAATTAATGAGGATTAGCATGTGACTCTAGTTTTACCCAAGCTACTGCCTGTTAAGCCCGCTGCTGGCTCCCCGAAACAGATGTGTTTCTGAAAGAAAGGCCACTTTGTGACACATCTTCCTATAATATGTCTTTGattacaatataaaaaaatgatatgctCTTAAAGCAACGGTTTCTGCCCCTGGGTTTTCTGTGCCAGTATTTCCAGCGTGAGGCTCCATTTAACGGGTATGTGTCCATGCGTGCACGCGggtctgtgtgtatgcatgtcgATGACATGTTGCATTGACGTTCATTTGTTCAATCTTCCCCCGCGGGTGAGAACGGTCTGTTGGAAAGTGAAAACACCACTTTCTCAGGCacatgatttttttctctcttttctggcTGTTTCAGGTCTGGTTTTTACAGGCTGTTTCATTTGTCTGATTTATGTCCCCTGTCCAGACTGCTGCATGGGCCCAGCCTGCAGCAGCCACATGGCCGTCCCACATGCCTTAATGAGGTGTCCTATCAGTAGAAACACTAACTGAGTGCTTAGGCCATCTTTATGACTTTATGATGTCTGGACACACAAATCATTCCCGCAAATACCAGACCAGGGTAGGTCTCAGCCAGACCAGGCGATGGGCTGTTCCGCGTACTTTTGAGGAGGTTTGTTTTCAGTCACCTGAGTCACTCTTGAGCAATATATTAAAAGAGTGCTTGCAAAGCTGAGGGGGCTGGAAGTTCTTTCAACCTttagtgattcagctttttattTCCTGGCAGGAAATTTTACTGCTAGCCAATACTGGCTTAGATTACATACTGGAATTGAATTTGTAGCCTTCTATAATGAGCTTATTGAACACCAGGAAGTGTTGGAAACTATTAGAGCCTCCTATAATTCCAGCGCCATAACTCCGTAGATAGGCAGCTCATTGCTCATTCAAAGTTAATTGCACCAAGACCCATCATCCCTTCTGTACCCATATGTGTCCAATCAAAAGCTGTTGATTCATGCGCCACTTTCTGGTTCTGactgctttctcttttccttctctTCCGCCCCTCAGTTTCATTTGCCAGATCAGAGAACTTGGGTAAGTTCCTCTTTAACCTACAGTTTTGCCATGTGTCCGTACGTCAAGCAAACAAACCCTATCCCACAGTTAATGCACGAGCTCCAAAACAGTTTCCAACTGACATCACCCAGCATTCGCATGGCTTTGGCCTGTCACAATCACGCACTGACTCGACTGCTCAGAgacaataaaaagaaatttcATATCAGTGTTTATAATGTTTAACATATTATGGTATGCGTATCCAAGCCTTTTTGATTTGTTTACATCTTTCGATCTTGACGTATCTTTACTTCTAACATGAAAGTGTTTCAGTGGGGATTTCCAACTGAGCTACACCCTTTCCATGCACCAGCCCTGAATATATGTTTGCTTATTTGGAGAATGAAGCAGACCTCTTGCAAATGGGCAtgaggggaggggggatgagtggaACGTGGGGTGGTGAGTGGTCTTTAGGGGTGCTGCTTTACATCACCAAGAGGGTAACAGTCTCTTTGGGACACTGGCGGGGGGAGCGGGAGGTTAGTTCCTCCCTCCAAACATCTGGTTCCCGATAAAGATCAAC
The genomic region above belongs to Oreochromis aureus strain Israel breed Guangdong linkage group 14, ZZ_aureus, whole genome shotgun sequence and contains:
- the mecom gene encoding histone-lysine N-methyltransferase MECOM isoform X2, which codes for MRSKGRARKLATSDGDDEIPLYPSDILDDVCGSDGDPTPSSALPEDPASPSLSDDESSPQDHLSFQHQSIFFPQEDLSIPFDFELRESTVPSGGLGIWSRRKVNVGERFGPYEGEHRPCLQDPTQGWEILDGSGHVKFCVDASKPDIGSWLKHIQFAPAAKQHNLTACQIDDQIFYKVTREIFPGQELLLFMKAEEYSCDTMAPDIHEERQYRCEDCDQHFESRNQLLDHQKKPCGMPPSSFLNPGGDNDLKAQEPQDLRPLHMSQGLHECKECDQVFPDIQSLEAHSLSHSEEREYKCDQCPKAFNWKSNLIRHQMSHDSGKHYECENCSKQVFTDPSNLQRHIRSQHVGARAHACSECGKTFATSSGLKQHKHIHSSVKPFMCKSLRPYLCEVCHKSYTQFSNLCRHKRMHADCRTQIKCKDCGQMFSTTSSLNKHRRFCEGKNHFTAGGLFAQGMPLPGAPGLDKSALAMGHSSAGLADYFGASRHHSGLTFPAAPAFPFSFPGLFPSGLYHRPPLIPATTSPVRQPAHAPVAGPGAELSKSPLLPPSPGAQESQELLKALRKDGGSPGSQMPVSDSQGSSYTKQKNKQSDQSESSDLDDVSTPSGSDLESTSGSELESDMDSERERGAARENGKGPKRKASEGGPQSPSLMGSSAAKDFPGPSLIPSPLDEHTAVTGAVNDSIKAIASIAEKYFGSTGLAGLQDKKVGSLPYPSMFPLPFFPAFSPPVYPFPDRDLRTAGLKGEPQSPADDSKKAQGKSSSESPFDLTTKRKEEKLASFASSKPEMVQSMGQDQPLDLSLGARGRGRNPREEETKKNPNYEEEKGVVEIPKADTSLQHARPTPFFMDPIYRVEKRRMSDPFETLKDKYMRPAPGFLFHPQFHLPDQRTWMTAIENMAEKLETFGSLKPESGDLLRSVPSMFDFRAPPSALPDTLLRKGKERYTCRYCGKIFPRSANLTRHLRTHTGEQPYRCKYCDRSFSISSNLQRHIRNIHNKEKPFKCHLCDRCFGQQTNLDRHLKKHENGNLSGTAMSSPQSELDSSSAILDDKEDSYFNEIRNFISNTSQNQTSPDPSEEGLNGGPFEEEKPLMASHRSRDLEDEEAEELGADEEEGEEPSNTPEKSESKVLQSDLGDPIIQDEMDLSEPNDLNLSCKTSPRRYKDEEEQSSYSALDHIHHFSEMRKLDESELSDGDGDGDEEDGSFGSPSLTEAVKQPLFRKSKSQAYAMMLSLAEKDTLHPATHTPATMWHSLARAAAESSAIQSLSHV
- the mecom gene encoding histone-lysine N-methyltransferase MECOM isoform X5; its protein translation is MRSKGRARKLATSDGDDEIPLYPSDILDDVCGSDGDPTPSSALPEDPASPSLSDDESSPQDHLSFQHQSIFFPQEDLSIPFDFELRESTVPSGGLGIWSRRKVNVGERFGPYEGEHRPCLQDPTQGWEILDGSGHVKFCVDASKPDIGSWLKHIQFAPAAKQHNLTACQIDDQIFYKVTREIFPGQELLLFMKAEEYSCDTMAPDIHEERQYRCEDCDQHFESRNQLLDHQKKPCGMPPSSFLNPGGDNDLKAQEPQDLRPLHMSQGLHECKECDQVFPDIQSLEAHSLSHSEEREYKCDQCPKAFNWKSNLIRHQMSHDSGKHYECENCSKQVFTDPSNLQRHIRSQHVGARAHACSECGKTFATSSGLKQHKHIHSSVKPFMCEVCHKSYTQFSNLCRHKRMHADCRTQIKCKDCGQMFSTTSSLNKHRRFCEGKNHFTAGGLFAQGMPLPGAPGLDKSALAMGHSSAGLADYFGASRHHSGLTFPAAPAFPFSFPGLFPSGLYHRPPLIPATTSPVRQPAHAPVAGPGAELSKSPLLPPSPGAQESQELLKALRKDGGSPGSQMPVSDSQGSSYTKQKNKQSDQSESSDLDDVSTPSGSDLESTSGSELESDMDSERERGAARENGKGPKRKASEGGPQSPSLMGSSAAKDFPGPSLIPSPLDEHTAVTGAVNDSIKAIASIAEKYFGSTGLAGLQDKKVGSLPYPSMFPLPFFPAFSPPVYPFPDRDLRTAGLKGEPQSPADDSKKAQGKSSSESPFDLTTKRKEEKLASFASSKPEMVQSMGQDQPLDLSLGARGRGRNPREEETKKNPNYEEEKGVVEIPKADTSLQHARPTPFFMDPIYRVEKRRMSDPFETLKDKYMRPAPGFLFHPQFHLPDQRTWMTAIENMAEKLETFGSLKPESGDLLRSVPSMFDFRAPPSALPDTLLRKGKERYTCRYCGKIFPRSANLTRHLRTHTGEQPYRCKYCDRSFSISSNLQRHIRNIHNKEKPFKCHLCDRCFGQQTNLDRHLKKHENGNLSGTAMSSPQSELDSSSAILDDKEDSYFNEIRNFISNTSQNQTSPDPSEEGLNGGPFEEEKPLMASHRSRDLEDEEAEELGADEEEGEEPSNTPEKSESKVLQSDLGDPIIQDEMDLSEPNDLNLSCKTSPRRYKDEEEQSSYSALDHIHHFSEMRKLDESELSDGDGDGDEEDGSFGSPSLTEAVKQPLFRKSKSQAYAMMLSLAEKDTLHPATHTPATMWHSLARAAAESSAIQSLSHV